In Zonotrichia albicollis isolate bZonAlb1 chromosome 3, bZonAlb1.hap1, whole genome shotgun sequence, a single window of DNA contains:
- the KCNK12 gene encoding potassium channel subfamily K member 12 — MMPPRGAVGSCRRRRLAPLNEDNGRFLLLAALIAAYLSAGATVFSALESPSEAAAQLRWNRTLHNFSRIFNISLPELRAFLRSYEAAMAAGIRVDALRPRWDFPGAFYFVGTVVSTIGFGMTTPATVAGKVFLIVYGLFGCAGTILFFNLFLERIISLLAFIMKACYERQLRRSGLLPPNFRKGPAVSGVGSLVGWKPSVYHVMLILGIFAVALSCCASAMYTAVEGWNYVDSLYYCFVTFSTIGFGDLVSNQNAVYQHQGLYRFGNFMFILMGVCCIYSLFNVISIVIKQILNWVLKKFECRCCPKCHKSSTRLSRRNAITPGARLRRHNVARDTDGQYDSDTEGRRLSGEMISMRELTASSKVSLAILQKQLSETANGYPRNVCINTRQNGFSAGVGALAIMNNRLAETSDSR, encoded by the exons ATGATGCCCCCGCGGGGGGCGGTGGGCTCCTGCCGCCGGCGGCGCCTGGCGCCCCTCAACGAGGACAACGGGCGGTTCCTGCTGCTGGCCGCCCTCATCGCGGCGTACCTGAGCGCCGGCGCCACCGTCTTCTCGGCCCTCGAGAGCCCGTCGGAGGCGGCGGCGCAGCTCCGCTGGAACCGGACCCTGCACAACTTCAGCCGCATCTTCAACATCAGCCTGCCGGAGCTGCGCGCCTTCCTGCGGAGCTACGAGGCGGCCATGGCCGCGGGCATCCGCGTCGACGCCCTGCGGCCCCGCTGGGACTTCCCCGGCGCCTTCTACTTCGTGGGCACCGTGGTCTCCACCATAG GTTTTGGAATGACCACACCAGCAACCGTGGCTGGAAAAGTGTTCCTCATCGTTTATGGCCTTTTTGGCTGTGCCGGGACCATCCTCTTCTTCAACCTCTTCCTGGAGCGCATCATCTCGCTGCTGGCATTCATCATGAAGGCGTGCTACGAGAGGCAGCTGCGAAGGAGCGGTCTCCTACCTCCCAACTTCCGAAAGGGGCCGGCCGTGTCCGGGGTGGGCAGCCTCGTGGGCTGGAAGCCGTCCGTTTACCACGTCATGCTGATCCTGGGAATCTTTGCTGTCGCCCTTTCCTGCTGCGCCTCGGCCATGTACACGGCAGTGGAAGGGTGGAACTACGTTGACTCCTTGTATTACTGCTTTGTCACCTTCAGCACCATCGGATTTGGAGATTTGGTAAGCAACCAAAACGCTGTGTACCAGCATCAGGGATTATACAGATTCGGGAACTTCATGTTTATATTAATGGGAGTATGTTGCATATACTCCCTTTTTAATGTCATCTCCATCGTAATCAAACAAATTTTGAACTGGGTGTTGAAAAAATTCGAATGCAGATGTTGCCCAAAGTGCCATAAATCCAGTACCCGCCTCAGCCGCCGCAACGCCATCACGCCAGGGGCCCGCCTGCGCCGGCACAACGTGGCCAGGGACACTGACGGGCAGTACGACAGTGACACCGAGGGCAGGAGGCTCTCTGGGGAGATGATCTCCATGAGGGAGCTCACGGCCTCCAGCAAGGTCTCCCTGGCCATCCTGCAGAAGCAGCTGTCCGAGACGGCCAACGGGTACCCGAGGAATGTGTGCATCAACACGAGACAGAACGGGTTCTCGGCGGGGGTGGGGGCTCTGGCCATCATGAACAACCGCTTGGCAGAAACCAGTGATTCTAGGTAG